CACCTGTGTCTTTCATCTTGGCAATAAACGCGACGATGGCGTCTTGGCTCGCAAAACTGCCGTCTTCAATCGACAGGTCAATCTGGCCCAAATCCATCGCAACAACGCGTCCCGCGCCGATGTTCGTGTGACCAACTTCGGAATTACCCATCTGGCCGCTCGGCAAACCAGCATCAGGGCCATGCGTCAAAAGCTGGGCGTTCGGGCCCTGCATAATGCGGTCAAAATGCGGGGTATGCGCCAGCAACGGGGCGTTGCCCTCGGGATCGTCACGCAATCCCCAACCATCCAAAATACACAGTACAACAGGTTTCGGCGCAGTCATCTCAAACTCCTTCTGGGCTTACATCGCGTCTATCCGATCCATCACAAAAGGAAAACCGACGCGGGCTTCTTTTGGCTGCAAATATCCCCGCCGGGGGCTCCCTCAGGCGCGGTGATACGGGCCATTCGATAGGATCGATGCGGCACGATACAATTGTTCGGCCAACATCACGCGGACCAGCATGTGGGGCCAGACCATTTTGCCAAAACTCAAGGACGCATCAGCACGGGCACGTAGGCTTGGATCAATCCCATCGGCCCCGCCAATCACAAACGTCAGATCGCTGCGGCCCTGATCACGCCATTGCCCCAAACGTTTCGCAAAAGCAGGGGATGACATGACATCGCCGCGTTCATCCATTGTGCAGATCAATGATCCGGTCGGAATGGCACGTTCGAGCAAAGCAGCCTCTGCAGGCATCCCGCCGCCTTTCTTATCCTCGACCTCGATCAGTTTCGCAGGGCCAAGCGCGAGGGCGCGACCCGTGCGGTCAAACCGGGTCAGGTAATCGTCGTAAAGGTCGCGCTCGGGCCCCTTTCGCAAGCGGCCCACAGCGCAGATATGAACGCGCATCAGTCGATTGCCGCAGGCGCCTCAACAGGGCCGGAACCCGGTGTCCACATTTTTTCCAACTGATAGAACTCGCGGACTTCAGGGCGGAAAATATGAACGATGACGTCGCCTGTATCGATCAAGACCCAGTCGCCTGTGTCTTTGCCTTCGATCTTCGACAGAACGCCAAATTCGGCCTTCAGTTTGTCCGCCAGCTTTTCGGACATGGCAGACACCTGACGGGTGGACCGACCTGATGCGATGACCATGTAGTCACCCATCTCGGATTTGCCGCGCAGGTTGATCTGCACAACATCTTCACCTTTGTCGTCATCAAGTGATTTCAGGATCGCCGCGAGAAGCGTTTCGCTGTCAGCGGTTTGGACGCCGGTCATTGTGACCGCTCCACGAATGGCTGCATCTGCAACCGATGGGGATAAAGACAGAACATTGTCCTCCGTCGCGCGCCGTCAAAAGGGAAGAATGGGAGGCTCGGCGCGGTTGCCTAACTCCCATTTATCAACCCAATCAGCCTTTTTCAACCAACCCATTCGGTTATTCGCAACGGGCCGCCGTCGGGTTTTGTGCATCATCATCAAGACCTTCGACGGCCTCAATGGCGTCCATGACACGTGCATTGCGTATTAAAGGCATGAAACCGCCATCGACCTGCGTGCGAATCGATACAGAAAACGTGGCGTCGTCGGCAGGACCATCGCCCACGGAACAGGCAACAACAGAAACACCGAAACCGCCCGATGATGCGTCAGGATCATTGGCTTCCCATGTGCGCGCCTTGGCTTGAAAGGCCCGAACCATGTCCAGATCACGCGGATTGATGCGGAATAGAATGCGTCCATCGGCAGACTGGCGGCGCTGCAAAACATAGGTTTCATTAACGTCTTCACCAAGCACCGTATGGGACATGAACAGATTGATCGTCGCGCCATCCGGCGCGATATCACCGCCTTCAGGCATATCAACGGCGACTTCAAAACCGGCAGGATCGGCGGTGAGAGGGGACGTGGCGTTCAGCGCTGCAACTGTGGACAAAACCACGGTCCCACAGCCTTGCAGTGCAAAACCAAACGCAATGAATAGGGTGAGTATGATCGACTTCATGAGAATCTCCTTTGACAGATATATTTTATTGTTTTACGATAAATTATAGAAATGAAAAGAGGATTCTGAAATGCAAGTTGATCGTGTGCG
The Rhodobacteraceae bacterium S2214 genome window above contains:
- the rlmH gene encoding 23S rRNA (pseudouridine(1915)-N(3))-methyltransferase RlmH yields the protein MRVHICAVGRLRKGPERDLYDDYLTRFDRTGRALALGPAKLIEVEDKKGGGMPAEAALLERAIPTGSLICTMDERGDVMSSPAFAKRLGQWRDQGRSDLTFVIGGADGIDPSLRARADASLSFGKMVWPHMLVRVMLAEQLYRAASILSNGPYHRA
- the rsfS gene encoding ribosome silencing factor, with translation MTGVQTADSETLLAAILKSLDDDKGEDVVQINLRGKSEMGDYMVIASGRSTRQVSAMSEKLADKLKAEFGVLSKIEGKDTGDWVLIDTGDVIVHIFRPEVREFYQLEKMWTPGSGPVEAPAAID